A single window of Candidatus Aenigmatarchaeota archaeon DNA harbors:
- the rtcA gene encoding RNA 3'-terminal phosphate cyclase — protein MIEIDGSIGGGQVLRTAIGLSALTNEPVKITNIRTNRREAKPGLRPQHLMGIKVVAEFCDAVVHGLKEGSTTVQFTPQGFEVKSKKIDIGTAGSVTLLIQTLLPILIFNEKPVTLEIKGGTEVSWSPTVQYYKNVTFPLLKKLGASLDIEIVKHGYYPKGGGVVKVSSKPTNKLRAWVCKSRGEILNLYIDSFCGSFLKGVAKEQCESALKVFQFHYPDKKVSVVYGESQTPSSGSSCTCYALCENSILGASSLGERGFMGEKIGESAAEELVTSLKTGACLDKYMADQILPFLALAHGESSITIEGATDHFITNIQVIEKMLPVKFNVKGNEVSVRGVGWEEK, from the coding sequence ATGATAGAGATAGATGGATCAATAGGTGGTGGCCAAGTCCTAAGGACAGCAATAGGTTTGTCAGCACTTACAAATGAGCCCGTGAAAATTACAAATATAAGAACAAACAGGAGGGAAGCCAAACCAGGTTTAAGACCACAACATTTGATGGGAATAAAGGTTGTAGCCGAGTTTTGCGATGCCGTGGTCCATGGTCTCAAGGAAGGATCAACAACAGTCCAGTTTACACCTCAGGGATTTGAGGTAAAATCAAAGAAGATAGATATAGGTACTGCTGGGAGTGTAACTTTGTTAATACAAACCCTTCTGCCAATACTAATATTTAATGAAAAACCAGTGACTTTGGAAATAAAAGGAGGTACAGAGGTAAGTTGGTCCCCAACAGTACAATACTATAAGAATGTGACATTTCCTCTACTCAAAAAACTCGGAGCAAGCTTGGATATAGAAATAGTGAAGCATGGATATTACCCAAAAGGTGGGGGTGTGGTCAAAGTATCCTCTAAACCAACAAACAAACTCAGGGCCTGGGTCTGCAAATCTCGGGGAGAAATATTGAACCTCTATATAGATTCCTTCTGTGGAAGTTTTTTAAAGGGTGTCGCCAAGGAACAATGTGAAAGTGCTCTAAAAGTTTTTCAGTTCCATTACCCAGACAAGAAAGTTTCTGTGGTTTATGGGGAGAGTCAAACACCATCTTCTGGTTCAAGTTGCACTTGCTATGCCCTTTGCGAGAATTCTATCTTAGGAGCATCATCTCTTGGTGAGAGGGGATTTATGGGTGAGAAGATTGGAGAGTCGGCAGCTGAAGAACTTGTTACATCCTTAAAAACAGGAGCCTGCTTGGATAAATATATGGCAGATCAAATACTACCATTCCTTGCATTGGCCCATGGTGAATCTTCTATTACTATAGAGGGGGCAACAGACCATTTCATCACGAACATTCAAGTAATTGAGAAAATGCTTCCTGTCAAGTTTAATGTTAAAGGAAATGAGGTTAGTGTCAGGGGTGTTGGGTGGGAGGAAAAATAG
- a CDS encoding MBL fold metallo-hydrolase, with product MKISFLGACNEVGSSGILVDTGTEKILMDYGIKIQENPIQYPEDVREKVSCILLTHAHLDHSGGIPYLFNKGQNCPLMGQDITKPFSKMLWYDSLKIASMDDTQIRFSEKDIKRSLRKYNSIEYRKPFSIGKTKIMALDAGHIPGSCMFLLETQNKRILYTGDFNTEDTRLIRGCDWEVPKVDILITESTYAGKEHPEREKEEGKFAEMVRETLLNDGVVVISSFAIARAQEVLLILENFGFKSNIFIDGMTQKATNIINKYPHLQKRYNSVKSSLKKMKVRFIQHPAQRKRVIKKPSIIITTSGMLSGGAVVYYLKHLHDRENCSLILTGFQVPDCEGDRLLKTGRYVYGELDLKVKMNVKKFDFSAHSSDSNLLEFIERVRPKKVFCVHGDSTPNFSERLCSMGFKAEAPFKGQEIEV from the coding sequence ATGAAAATATCTTTTTTGGGAGCATGCAATGAAGTTGGTTCCTCTGGAATCCTCGTGGATACGGGAACTGAAAAAATACTGATGGACTATGGAATTAAGATACAGGAAAATCCAATCCAATATCCAGAGGATGTGAGGGAAAAGGTTAGTTGTATTCTCTTGACACATGCACATCTTGATCATTCTGGTGGAATACCATATTTGTTTAACAAGGGGCAAAATTGTCCTTTGATGGGTCAGGATATCACAAAACCATTTTCCAAGATGCTATGGTATGATTCTTTAAAAATAGCAAGCATGGATGATACACAAATAAGGTTCAGTGAAAAGGACATCAAAAGATCCTTGAGAAAGTACAATTCCATAGAGTATAGGAAACCTTTCAGTATAGGTAAGACAAAAATCATGGCTTTGGATGCTGGGCATATACCTGGGTCATGCATGTTTCTTTTAGAAACTCAGAACAAGAGAATTTTATATACAGGAGACTTTAATACAGAGGATACAAGGTTGATAAGAGGTTGTGATTGGGAAGTCCCAAAGGTTGATATCCTTATAACCGAATCAACCTATGCTGGGAAGGAGCATCCTGAAAGGGAGAAGGAAGAAGGGAAATTTGCTGAAATGGTGAGGGAAACTTTATTGAATGATGGTGTTGTGGTTATATCCTCATTTGCAATAGCAAGGGCACAAGAAGTTTTGTTAATTCTAGAGAATTTTGGTTTCAAATCAAACATATTCATAGATGGGATGACACAAAAAGCCACTAACATCATAAACAAATATCCCCATCTGCAAAAAAGATACAATTCTGTTAAATCAAGTTTGAAGAAGATGAAGGTCAGGTTTATACAGCATCCTGCTCAGAGAAAAAGAGTAATAAAAAAACCATCTATAATTATCACAACCAGCGGGATGCTTAGTGGTGGGGCTGTTGTTTATTATTTGAAGCATCTTCATGACAGGGAAAACTGTTCATTGATATTGACCGGTTTCCAGGTCCCGGATTGTGAGGGTGACAGACTGCTTAAGACGGGAAGATATGTTTATGGTGAATTGGATCTTAAGGTGAAGATGAATGTCAAGAAGTTTGATTTTAGTGCTCATTCTTCTGACAGCAATTTATTGGAATTTATAGAAAGGGTAAGGCCAAAAAAGGTTTTCTGTGTTCATGGGGATTCCACTCCGAATTTTTCAGAAAGGTTATGTTCTATGGGATTTAAAGCTGAAGCCCCATTTAAGGGCCAGGAGATCGAGGTGTGA
- a CDS encoding ABC transporter ATP-binding protein — protein sequence MNEIIIETKKLCKYYNEGKENEIKAIDNVNIKIYKGDFVAIVGPSGSGKSTLLHLLGLLDKPSCGKIYFDGQDVSELTDDEMTRLRREKIGFVFQQFNLIPLLTAIENVEVPMSLAGKKEGVKERAKELLKMVGLGHRLNNKPPEMSGGEQQRVAIARALANDPEIILADEPTGNLDTKTGKEIINILKNMDKKGFTLIIITHDMEIAKVAEKIIKIKDGKIVEGG from the coding sequence ATGAATGAAATAATAATAGAAACAAAAAAACTATGCAAGTATTACAATGAAGGAAAGGAGAATGAGATTAAGGCAATAGACAATGTAAACATAAAAATATACAAAGGCGATTTTGTAGCCATAGTTGGGCCTTCTGGAAGTGGAAAAAGCACGCTTCTTCATCTTTTAGGATTGCTCGACAAGCCTTCATGTGGGAAGATATACTTTGATGGCCAGGATGTCTCTGAATTGACAGATGATGAGATGACAAGGCTGAGGAGGGAAAAGATAGGTTTTGTGTTCCAGCAATTCAACTTGATCCCTCTGTTAACGGCAATCGAAAATGTTGAAGTTCCCATGTCACTAGCAGGAAAAAAGGAAGGCGTGAAAGAAAGGGCAAAGGAATTATTAAAGATGGTTGGACTTGGTCATAGATTAAACAACAAGCCACCTGAAATGTCAGGGGGTGAGCAGCAGAGGGTTGCAATAGCCAGGGCACTTGCAAATGATCCGGAAATAATTTTGGCTGATGAACCCACGGGAAATTTGGATACAAAAACAGGGAAAGAAATAATAAATATTTTAAAAAACATGGATAAGAAAGGCTTCACACTTATTATAATAACCCATGATATGGAAATAGCAAAAGTGGCAGAAAAGATAATAAAGATAAAAGATGGTAAAATAGTAGAAGGTGGTTAA
- a CDS encoding FtsX-like permease family protein encodes MLDLALKNILRQKTRTALTVIGIMIGIAAIVALGSISEGLRVMVTQQLEQTTGMITVIQQGEGGLISNYLRSSLTEEQVNEILSYPGVKTGTPVIIISGYIDENKKFGQPDLFRIGVDASNIDLYTTEAVKIEEGEKIAPGDRDYINIGFRLADKLGLEVGDTYEINGTSLTVKGIFQEFGDPQVDDAIIMPIETAKELFARDTYVAVILYPENIEDAEDLAQDLNDNIKGIYAFTASQLSQQISQIIDQIGFFTIGIAAISAIVGGLGVMNTMIMSVMERRREIGVLRAIGATRSYVIRMIIIESVLISVIGGAVGLGVGYLGAKALEIATNYNAKGIVTPRLALYSFIFAIFLGILGGFYPAKKAAELSPIEALRYE; translated from the coding sequence ATGCTTGACCTAGCTTTGAAAAATATCCTGAGGCAAAAGACGAGGACAGCATTAACAGTTATTGGGATAATGATAGGTATAGCTGCAATAGTAGCCTTAGGTTCTATTTCAGAAGGACTTAGGGTCATGGTTACCCAGCAATTGGAGCAGACGACTGGAATGATAACTGTTATTCAGCAAGGCGAGGGTGGCCTTATATCCAATTATCTGAGGAGCAGCCTTACCGAGGAACAAGTAAATGAAATATTATCCTACCCCGGAGTCAAGACTGGGACTCCTGTAATAATAATAAGTGGTTATATTGATGAAAACAAGAAGTTTGGCCAACCTGATTTATTCAGGATTGGAGTGGACGCATCGAACATAGATCTATACACAACAGAGGCAGTTAAGATAGAAGAGGGTGAAAAGATAGCTCCTGGTGACAGGGACTATATTAATATCGGTTTTAGATTGGCTGATAAACTTGGACTTGAGGTAGGGGACACATATGAAATAAATGGAACTTCCCTGACAGTCAAAGGAATATTCCAAGAGTTCGGCGACCCACAGGTAGATGATGCAATAATCATGCCAATAGAAACTGCAAAAGAACTATTTGCAAGGGATACCTATGTTGCTGTAATACTTTATCCTGAAAATATAGAAGATGCAGAAGATTTGGCCCAGGATTTGAATGACAACATCAAAGGCATTTATGCTTTCACAGCATCTCAATTATCACAGCAAATAAGCCAGATAATAGACCAAATAGGATTCTTCACAATAGGAATAGCAGCCATTTCAGCAATAGTCGGTGGGTTGGGTGTTATGAATACAATGATAATGTCTGTAATGGAAAGGAGGAGAGAAATCGGTGTCCTCAGGGCAATTGGTGCAACAAGGTCCTATGTCATCAGAATGATAATAATAGAATCGGTCCTCATAAGTGTTATTGGAGGGGCTGTTGGATTGGGGGTTGGATATTTGGGAGCAAAAGCCCTTGAAATTGCAACAAATTACAATGCAAAAGGAATAGTCACACCCAGATTGGCACTTTATTCCTTTATATTTGCCATATTTCTCGGGATTCTAGGTGGTTTTTATCCGGCTAAAAAAGCAGCCGAGTTGAGTCCAATAGAGGCGTTGAGGTATGAATGA
- a CDS encoding NosD domain-containing protein codes for MRGKFILSLIILFFVFSASMAVVCDESRRGNYGRDVWNGTKCYQCQPPNWVQVDQCQCCQDGYCFYGSNDENDPIYSNCIKGGGTPIDYKCQDYKDCRTCLDCGDFKCYGILHSCGWCKNTNTCHMGTSSGPDDGSCSKSQWTWDYSECPTSMLTTPEATLPITTSHTVPTSVGATTTTSGGTTTPSIFEISTCTEIKTSGYYKLKTHITNAEPDCIKINADNVVFDCSGGGDIKLSITGRGGGSGITILGKNNIEIKNCIISNFADGIHLEGKNNLIKDNMIISNNYGIVLTSAKYNIFPKDNIIEHNILKNCKNKAIILKNGENNKIINNKIEFSIDGICIDNGNRNIIFKNEIISTYFGIDLIGISNKIEENNILDSISEGIHIDGNNNILNKNKICKNSDNIYDIYVKDSLKATGNENTCSLTYNYNDEGLTSGCKYCCPETVEPPSEQPQTGEETSFTFTPPENQYALLLVIGSGIDPVVQIIDAQTEIEVTPTEPGILFARMVSLETLNVVGAEVRVNG; via the coding sequence ATGAGGGGTAAATTCATTTTAAGTCTTATAATTCTATTCTTTGTTTTTTCAGCATCAATGGCTGTTGTTTGCGATGAAAGTAGAAGAGGAAATTATGGAAGGGATGTCTGGAACGGCACTAAATGTTATCAATGTCAGCCACCAAATTGGGTCCAGGTTGACCAGTGTCAGTGTTGTCAAGACGGTTACTGTTTTTATGGTTCAAATGATGAAAATGACCCAATATACTCAAATTGTATTAAAGGCGGTGGTACACCAATAGATTATAAATGTCAAGATTATAAGGATTGTAGAACTTGTCTAGATTGTGGGGATTTTAAGTGTTATGGAATTCTTCATTCTTGTGGATGGTGTAAGAACACAAATACATGTCATATGGGGACATCTTCGGGTCCTGATGACGGAAGCTGTTCTAAAAGTCAATGGACCTGGGATTATTCTGAATGTCCTACTTCAATGTTAACAACCCCTGAGGCAACCTTGCCTATAACAACATCACATACTGTGCCAACAAGTGTTGGGGCAACAACTACAACGTCTGGGGGAACTACAACCCCATCCATTTTTGAAATATCTACATGTACTGAAATAAAAACTTCGGGATATTACAAACTTAAAACACATATAACAAATGCAGAACCTGATTGTATAAAGATAAATGCTGATAATGTTGTTTTTGATTGTAGTGGAGGAGGTGATATAAAATTATCAATAACCGGTAGAGGTGGGGGTTCGGGAATTACAATTTTAGGAAAAAATAATATAGAAATAAAAAATTGTATAATTTCTAATTTTGCTGATGGTATTCATTTGGAAGGTAAAAATAACCTTATAAAGGATAACATGATAATATCAAATAATTACGGTATTGTCTTAACAAGCGCAAAATATAATATTTTTCCAAAAGATAATATAATAGAGCATAATATTTTGAAAAATTGTAAAAATAAAGCAATTATTTTGAAAAATGGGGAAAATAATAAAATAATAAATAATAAAATAGAATTTTCTATAGATGGTATTTGTATAGATAATGGAAACAGAAATATAATATTTAAAAATGAAATTATTTCAACTTATTTTGGGATTGATTTAATTGGAATTTCAAATAAAATAGAAGAGAATAATATATTAGATTCTATTTCAGAAGGCATTCATATAGATGGGAATAATAATATATTGAATAAAAATAAAATATGTAAGAACTCAGATAATATATACGATATTTATGTAAAAGATAGTCTTAAAGCAACTGGTAATGAAAACACATGTTCTCTTACTTACAATTATAATGATGAAGGTTTGACTTCTGGTTGCAAATACTGTTGTCCAGAAACTGTGGAACCACCCTCAGAACAACCACAAACAGGAGAGGAAACCTCATTCACCTTTACACCACCTGAAAATCAATATGCTCTATTATTGGTTATAGGAAGTGGAATAGATCCAGTAGTACAAATTATAGACGCACAGACTGAAATCGAGGTCACACCCACAGAACCAGGAATTTTATTTGCAAGGATGGTATCACTTGAAACATTGAATGTGGTTGGTGCAGAAGTTAGGGTAAACGGTTAA